A window from Actinomycetota bacterium encodes these proteins:
- a CDS encoding N-acetylmuramoyl-L-alanine amidase has product MPVSKPAVRIATRITLVAVVSAALLAGLLPMRGGAAPPTVVRTVPVAIAALQTDSSAFRIADGMLGARTATRTGPTVVCAPMRATGLGVTWDQYAGGDVDTLIRTPTAVGGWSPRVRLESGDEPDPGSPDAATGTRGTSFLWTGGSRCVRLRLELDAGVRLSDLSVVFVDSSGDAPSPTGSLSVASALARAPRIVTRDEWGADPGLMNCTPLVADEVRMGFVHHTAGTNDYTRDEADDVIRGVYAYHTTGRGWCDIGYNFLVDRFGTIYEGRSGGIELPVIGAAQAGFNTGAVSVSVMGNFQTAQVPDAVKRSLVRLLAWRLDVAHVNPISKATMTSAGGNTTRYDAGTVVRLQAISGHRDTGLTECPGANLYPLLPSIRDRVARRGLPKIWNPRLNREQVTVGEPVNIRIQARGSTKLNWSVTVLDPAGALFADLGGQTTDALEVIWPPGGPPAHPAVPGLYSVVLNATDARGRVARNATLSFEVVSAPSPSPSPSVSPLPSASPS; this is encoded by the coding sequence ATGCCCGTATCGAAGCCTGCCGTTCGGATCGCGACGCGCATCACGCTCGTCGCGGTGGTCTCCGCCGCGCTGTTGGCCGGGCTCCTGCCGATGCGGGGAGGCGCGGCGCCTCCCACCGTCGTGCGTACCGTCCCCGTTGCGATCGCCGCACTGCAAACGGACTCGTCCGCCTTCCGCATAGCGGATGGAATGCTGGGCGCGCGAACGGCGACACGAACTGGGCCGACGGTCGTCTGCGCGCCGATGCGCGCGACCGGACTCGGCGTTACGTGGGATCAGTACGCCGGCGGCGACGTCGACACGCTGATCCGGACGCCGACAGCCGTCGGCGGTTGGTCGCCGCGCGTTCGTCTCGAGTCCGGAGACGAACCCGATCCCGGATCCCCCGACGCGGCGACGGGCACCCGGGGCACGTCGTTCCTGTGGACCGGTGGATCGCGCTGCGTGCGTCTGCGGCTGGAGCTCGATGCGGGCGTTCGGCTGTCAGATCTGTCGGTGGTCTTCGTCGACTCGTCGGGCGACGCGCCGTCTCCCACGGGTTCGCTCAGCGTGGCGTCGGCGCTCGCGCGCGCGCCGAGGATCGTCACACGCGACGAGTGGGGCGCCGATCCCGGCCTGATGAACTGCACGCCGCTCGTCGCGGACGAGGTCCGCATGGGCTTCGTCCACCACACGGCCGGAACGAACGACTACACGCGAGACGAAGCGGACGACGTGATCCGCGGCGTCTACGCGTACCACACGACCGGCCGTGGATGGTGCGACATCGGTTACAACTTCCTGGTCGACCGGTTCGGGACGATCTATGAGGGTCGGTCCGGCGGGATCGAGCTTCCCGTGATCGGCGCGGCGCAGGCGGGGTTCAACACCGGCGCGGTCTCCGTGTCCGTGATGGGGAACTTCCAGACGGCGCAGGTGCCCGACGCGGTCAAGCGGTCGTTGGTGCGACTGTTGGCGTGGCGGCTCGACGTCGCCCACGTCAACCCGATCTCGAAGGCGACGATGACCTCCGCGGGCGGCAACACCACTCGGTACGACGCGGGCACCGTCGTCCGGCTGCAGGCGATCTCCGGACACCGTGACACCGGCCTGACCGAGTGCCCCGGCGCGAACCTGTATCCACTGTTGCCGTCGATCCGTGACCGCGTAGCGCGCCGCGGCCTGCCCAAGATCTGGAATCCGCGCCTGAACCGCGAGCAAGTGACGGTGGGCGAACCGGTCAACATCAGGATCCAGGCCCGTGGCTCGACGAAGCTCAACTGGTCGGTGACCGTCCTCGACCCGGCCGGAGCGCTCTTCGCGGATCTCGGAGGACAGACCACCGACGCGCTCGAGGTGATCTGGCCGCCCGGCGGTCCGCCGGCTCACCCCGCGGTGCCGGGCCTGTATTCCGTCGTGCTGAACGCGACGGACGCGAGGGGAAGGGTTGCTCGCAACGCCACTCTCTCGTTCGAGGTCGTGTCGGCTCCTTCGCCGTCTCCCTCGCCGTCGGTGTCGCCGCTCCCGTCTGCGTCGCCGTCCTGA
- a CDS encoding glycerophosphodiester phosphodiesterase family protein, whose amino-acid sequence MRDHGFPADAFPVIVAHRGASSTRPENTLAAFEEAISIGARLVELDVRLSIDGRAVVMHDPTVDRTTNGSGAVHELTAAELRVLNAGTSDSPEPVPTLAAALGTLSGRAGAVLEIKNLPGEPAFEPDQESIVRETHAELERAGFDGPVLIVSFNPSSVVSSRQMAPDVPTGFLVWKAVAPRDALTHAVDAGHDMVLPNASALAGEGEEYVRAVHEAGLRLGTWTVDDPRDVRTFLDLGVDAVASNDPAMALDVLRER is encoded by the coding sequence GTGCGCGACCACGGCTTCCCGGCCGACGCGTTCCCGGTAATCGTCGCCCATCGCGGCGCGTCGTCGACGAGGCCGGAGAACACGCTGGCGGCGTTCGAGGAAGCGATCTCGATCGGTGCGCGCCTCGTGGAGCTCGACGTCCGGCTCTCGATCGACGGGCGTGCCGTCGTGATGCACGATCCGACGGTCGATCGAACGACGAACGGCTCGGGCGCCGTGCACGAGCTCACCGCGGCCGAGTTGCGAGTGCTGAATGCCGGCACGTCCGATTCGCCCGAGCCAGTCCCCACGCTCGCCGCGGCGCTCGGGACCCTCAGCGGGCGTGCCGGCGCCGTGCTCGAGATCAAGAACCTGCCCGGGGAGCCGGCGTTCGAGCCCGACCAGGAGTCGATCGTGCGCGAGACACACGCCGAGCTCGAACGGGCCGGGTTCGACGGCCCGGTGTTGATCGTCTCGTTCAACCCGTCGTCCGTCGTGTCGTCGAGGCAGATGGCACCCGACGTCCCGACGGGGTTCCTCGTGTGGAAGGCGGTCGCGCCGCGCGACGCCCTCACGCACGCCGTCGACGCGGGCCACGACATGGTGTTGCCCAACGCGTCGGCCCTGGCCGGCGAGGGCGAGGAGTACGTTCGCGCCGTTCACGAGGCGGGGCTTCGGCTCGGGACGTGGACGGTCGACGACCCGCGTGACGTGCGCACGTTCCTCGACCTCGGGGTCGACGCGGTCGCGTCGAACGATCCCGCCATGGCGCTCGACGTGCTACGCGAACGGTGA
- a CDS encoding Type 1 glutamine amidotransferase-like domain-containing protein yields MPLKTRDDAHRIEFVERLDDASLVFFSGGNPARLAAILRETRFWRALVDAMRRGLPFAGCSAGVAFLTERTYDSDTTELDSVWAPGLGFVRDVLFAPHWDIVDMWVPGAGAFIVDSLPPGEMFVGMDEDTAMIGDGTSWQVVGRQKIHLFREGEWDIFAEGDAFELPLRFAE; encoded by the coding sequence GTGCCGTTGAAGACGCGTGACGACGCGCACCGGATCGAGTTCGTGGAGCGGTTGGACGACGCATCGCTGGTGTTCTTCTCGGGTGGGAACCCCGCCCGGCTTGCCGCGATCCTCCGCGAGACCCGGTTCTGGCGCGCGCTCGTCGACGCCATGCGCCGCGGATTGCCGTTCGCCGGATGCAGCGCCGGTGTCGCGTTCCTCACGGAACGGACGTACGACTCGGACACGACCGAACTCGATTCGGTGTGGGCGCCGGGCCTTGGCTTCGTGCGCGACGTGCTGTTCGCGCCGCACTGGGACATCGTCGACATGTGGGTTCCGGGCGCCGGCGCGTTCATCGTCGACTCGCTTCCTCCCGGTGAGATGTTCGTGGGCATGGACGAGGACACCGCGATGATCGGCGACGGCACGTCCTGGCAAGTGGTCGGTCGGCAGAAGATCCACCTCTTCCGCGAGGGGGAATGGGACATTTTCGCCGAGGGCGACGCGTTCGAGCTCCCCCTCCGATTTGCCGAATGA
- a CDS encoding uracil-DNA glycosylase, protein MTRKQLALVAADVVECRRCPRLVAWRERVASQKVARFADDEYWGRPVPGSGDPEARILIVGLAPAAHGGNRTGRIFTGDASADFFFPALFGAGLSNGSVSRRRDDGLRLIDTYIAAVNRCAPPDNKPTPVERDNCLPYLEREIGALERARVIVALGAFAWDGALRALGSLGHVRRPRPKFAHGREEEIGPYTMIGSFHPSQQNTFTGRLTRPMLDAVFARAVEIADQGPRSCGPRGR, encoded by the coding sequence GTGACCCGAAAACAGCTCGCCCTCGTTGCGGCCGACGTCGTCGAGTGCCGCAGGTGTCCACGTCTCGTCGCGTGGCGAGAGCGCGTCGCGAGCCAGAAGGTCGCCCGGTTCGCCGACGACGAGTACTGGGGGCGCCCGGTCCCCGGTTCCGGCGACCCGGAGGCCCGCATCCTCATCGTCGGGCTGGCTCCGGCCGCCCACGGCGGAAACCGAACGGGGCGCATCTTCACCGGTGACGCGTCGGCTGATTTCTTCTTTCCAGCGCTCTTCGGCGCCGGGCTCTCCAACGGCAGCGTGTCGCGCCGGCGCGACGACGGGCTTCGTCTCATCGACACGTACATCGCCGCCGTGAACCGCTGCGCGCCGCCCGACAACAAGCCCACGCCGGTGGAGCGGGACAACTGTCTGCCGTATCTCGAACGCGAGATCGGCGCGCTCGAACGCGCGCGCGTCATCGTTGCGCTCGGCGCGTTCGCCTGGGACGGGGCGCTCCGGGCGCTCGGGTCACTGGGTCACGTTCGGCGGCCACGGCCGAAGTTCGCGCACGGTCGCGAGGAAGAGATCGGTCCGTACACGATGATCGGCAGCTTCCACCCGAGCCAGCAGAACACGTTCACCGGAAGACTCACTCGGCCGATGCTCGACGCGGTGTTCGCTCGTGCGGTCGAGATCGCCGATCAGGGCCCGCGGTCGTGCGGCCCGCGCGGGCGGTGA
- a CDS encoding MgtC/SapB family protein, with amino-acid sequence MDVADQLTILGRSALAAALGIVIGLERETRGKAAGERTFALLSLGSAAFVSIGGFLFPASADRIVQGIAAGVGFLGGGVIFRREAGVQGLTTAASAWAVAAIGVVAGLGAYVAAVLVTALVLIILELDQIPLLRRMSERAEAAASASPRDRDQHEHHRPRGPHDRGP; translated from the coding sequence ATGGACGTCGCCGATCAGCTGACGATCCTGGGCCGTTCGGCGCTCGCCGCGGCGCTCGGCATCGTCATCGGGCTGGAACGCGAGACGCGAGGAAAGGCGGCGGGCGAGCGGACGTTCGCGTTGCTGTCACTCGGCTCTGCTGCGTTCGTATCGATCGGCGGCTTCCTGTTCCCCGCGTCGGCCGATCGCATCGTGCAGGGCATCGCCGCGGGCGTCGGGTTCCTCGGCGGCGGCGTGATCTTCCGGCGCGAAGCGGGCGTTCAGGGACTGACGACGGCCGCGAGCGCGTGGGCGGTGGCCGCCATCGGCGTCGTGGCCGGCCTCGGCGCGTACGTCGCGGCAGTGCTCGTGACGGCCCTCGTGCTGATCATTCTCGAGCTCGATCAGATCCCGCTCCTGCGGAGGATGAGCGAACGGGCCGAGGCCGCCGCTTCGGCGAGCCCTCGGGACCGCGACCAACACGAGCATCACCGCCCGCGCGGGCCGCACGACCGCGGGCCCTGA
- the nth gene encoding endonuclease III — MSAQKLTRDDPIEARAPEIVRILSETYPDAKVALKFSNALEMLVATILSAQSTDVNVNKVTETLFEKYRTAEDYLSVPEDELKADIKSTGFFNQKATAIREACRRIVEVYDGKVPDTMEDLLTLRGVARKTANIVLGNAYGKVEGIAVDTHVKRVSNRLGFTTQSDPDKIEQDLMHLIPRERWFDFTYVLIDHGRALCIARRPLCEQCPVNYLCPASLV; from the coding sequence GTGAGCGCCCAGAAGCTCACGCGGGACGACCCGATCGAAGCGCGCGCGCCAGAGATCGTGCGCATTCTGTCCGAGACCTACCCCGACGCGAAGGTTGCCTTGAAGTTCTCGAACGCCCTCGAGATGCTCGTGGCGACGATCTTGTCGGCGCAGTCGACCGACGTGAACGTGAACAAGGTGACGGAGACGCTGTTCGAGAAGTACCGAACGGCGGAGGACTACCTCAGCGTGCCGGAGGACGAGCTGAAGGCGGACATCAAGTCCACCGGGTTCTTCAACCAGAAGGCGACGGCGATCCGCGAGGCGTGCAGGCGCATCGTCGAGGTCTACGACGGCAAGGTTCCCGACACGATGGAGGATCTCCTCACCCTGCGCGGTGTGGCCCGGAAGACGGCGAACATCGTCCTCGGCAACGCGTACGGCAAGGTCGAGGGGATCGCCGTCGACACGCACGTGAAACGCGTGAGCAACCGGCTCGGATTCACCACCCAGTCGGATCCCGACAAGATCGAGCAGGACCTGATGCATCTGATCCCGAGGGAACGGTGGTTCGACTTCACCTACGTGCTGATCGACCACGGCAGGGCGTTGTGCATCGCTCGACGCCCGCTGTGCGAGCAGTGCCCGGTCAATTACCTCTGTCCGGCAAGTCTCGTCTGA